One Sediminicola sp. YIK13 DNA segment encodes these proteins:
- a CDS encoding metal-dependent hydrolase family protein, translating to MKKILLSVLAFLPFLVAAQDTYLHCGKVVDVKSGKVLTEKTIIVSGDKIKEIKNGYVSGWENDKSIDLKNKTVLPGLIDMHVHIESESNPKTYINRYVQNEADIAFESTVYAKNTLMAGFTTVRDLGGSGVNIALRNAINKGLVDGPRIFTAGKSIATTGGHADPTNGMKSDLMGDPGPKEGVVNSPEDGKKAVRQRYKDGADVIKITATGGVLSVAKSGSNPQFTVEEIKAITETAKDYGMLTAAHAHGDEGMQRAILGGVKTIEHGTFMSDATMDMMVKYNSYLVPTIIAGKQVVEKAAIPGYFPEVVAQKAREVGPLVADMFKRAYKKGVPIAFGTDAGVFTHGLNAREFGYMVEGGMPVMEALASATVTNADLLGMGDSLGQLKAGYLADIVAVNENPVDNVATLEKVTFVMKNGAVYKNE from the coding sequence ATGAAAAAGATACTCTTATCCGTTTTGGCATTTTTGCCTTTTTTGGTCGCCGCCCAAGACACTTATTTGCACTGTGGTAAAGTGGTGGATGTGAAATCGGGCAAGGTCCTTACCGAAAAAACCATCATAGTTTCCGGAGATAAGATCAAGGAAATTAAAAACGGCTATGTGTCGGGATGGGAAAATGACAAGAGTATCGACCTAAAAAATAAAACGGTCCTTCCCGGACTGATCGATATGCATGTGCATATAGAAAGCGAGTCCAACCCCAAAACATATATTAATAGGTATGTGCAAAATGAGGCCGATATTGCCTTTGAATCAACCGTATATGCCAAGAATACCTTAATGGCAGGTTTTACTACCGTTAGGGATTTAGGGGGCAGTGGAGTAAACATAGCCCTGCGAAATGCTATCAATAAAGGCTTGGTGGATGGACCACGAATATTCACGGCAGGTAAATCTATTGCCACAACAGGGGGGCATGCAGATCCTACCAACGGCATGAAAAGTGACCTTATGGGAGATCCAGGACCAAAAGAAGGGGTTGTAAATTCTCCTGAAGACGGTAAGAAAGCCGTAAGACAGCGCTATAAAGATGGTGCCGATGTTATAAAGATTACGGCGACTGGCGGCGTACTTAGTGTGGCCAAAAGCGGCAGTAACCCACAGTTTACCGTGGAGGAAATAAAGGCCATTACAGAAACGGCCAAAGATTATGGGATGCTTACCGCAGCCCATGCCCATGGAGACGAAGGGATGCAGAGAGCCATCTTGGGAGGGGTAAAAACCATTGAACACGGGACCTTTATGAGTGATGCCACCATGGACATGATGGTAAAATACAACAGTTATCTGGTGCCGACCATCATAGCTGGGAAACAGGTAGTGGAGAAAGCCGCAATCCCGGGTTATTTTCCAGAAGTGGTGGCCCAAAAGGCAAGAGAAGTGGGACCATTGGTGGCGGACATGTTCAAGAGGGCCTATAAAAAAGGAGTGCCGATCGCATTTGGTACAGATGCCGGAGTGTTTACCCATGGTCTTAATGCCAGGGAGTTTGGGTATATGGTAGAAGGAGGAATGCCGGTTATGGAGGCCTTGGCCTCGGCTACCGTCACCAATGCCGATCTATTGGGGATGGGCGACAGTCTTGGACAGTTAAAAGCAGGATATTTGGCAGACATCGTGGCCGTAAATGAGAATCCTGTGGATAATGTGGCTACCTTGGAAAAAGTGACCTTTGTGATGAAAAATGGCGCCGTTTATAAAAACGAGTAA
- the galE gene encoding UDP-glucose 4-epimerase GalE encodes MKILVTGGLGFIGSHTVVELQNKGFEVVIIDDLSNSSQEVLGRITSITGKEPVFEKMDLREKGKVTDFFKRHQDIQGVIHFAASKAVGESVDKPLLYYENNINTLVYVLQELTQKEKAGFIFSSSCTVYGQADTMPITEDAPVKPAESPYGNTKQIGEEIIRDICKVTPALNAISLRYFNPMGAHPSAAIGELPIGVPQNLVPFITQTGVGLREQLSVFGDDYPTSDGTCIRDYIHVVDLAKAHVVALERLLEGKNKENYEVFNVGTGTGSTVLEVIKSFEKVSGKKLNYKIVDRRAGDITSAYADTTKANNILGWKAASTLDEAMKSAWDWELKVRNK; translated from the coding sequence ATGAAGATACTCGTTACGGGTGGACTTGGATTTATAGGTTCGCATACAGTGGTAGAATTGCAAAATAAAGGTTTTGAGGTCGTCATCATTGACGACCTTTCCAATTCGTCCCAAGAGGTATTGGGGCGCATAACTTCCATTACCGGAAAAGAGCCCGTTTTTGAAAAAATGGATCTTAGGGAAAAAGGAAAAGTGACCGACTTTTTTAAAAGACACCAGGATATCCAGGGGGTAATCCATTTCGCGGCCTCAAAAGCGGTAGGTGAAAGTGTGGACAAGCCTTTGCTCTATTACGAGAACAATATCAATACCTTGGTCTATGTCCTTCAAGAGCTGACCCAAAAGGAAAAGGCAGGATTTATTTTTAGCTCTTCCTGTACGGTTTATGGCCAAGCAGACACCATGCCCATTACAGAAGACGCGCCGGTAAAACCAGCAGAATCCCCTTATGGGAATACCAAACAAATAGGAGAGGAGATTATCAGGGATATCTGTAAAGTGACGCCTGCTCTTAATGCCATTTCGTTGCGATATTTTAATCCAATGGGTGCCCATCCTTCTGCTGCCATTGGGGAATTGCCTATTGGAGTGCCACAAAATTTGGTGCCTTTTATCACCCAGACCGGGGTGGGATTGCGAGAGCAACTATCGGTCTTTGGGGATGATTACCCAACCTCTGATGGTACCTGTATTAGGGACTATATCCATGTAGTGGATCTTGCAAAGGCGCACGTGGTGGCATTGGAAAGACTGCTAGAAGGAAAAAACAAGGAGAACTATGAGGTCTTTAATGTGGGGACAGGAACAGGTAGTACCGTTTTGGAGGTCATCAAAAGTTTTGAGAAAGTATCCGGGAAAAAATTGAACTACAAAATTGTGGACCGTAGGGCCGGCGATATTACTTCGGCCTATGCGGATACCACCAAAGCCAATAACATTCTTGGGTGGAAAGCAGCATCTACATTGGATGAAGCCATGAAATCTGCATGGGATTGGGAATTGAAAGTTAGAAATAAATAG
- a CDS encoding 2-oxoglutarate dehydrogenase E1 component produces MDKYSFLNAAHTSFFAELYDKYLTNPDSVEPSWRAFFQGFDFGQESAWDEMEMPASSAGAAMPQGQQVEIPQTLQKEFQVVKLIDGYRSRGHLFTKTNPVRERRKYTPTLDIENFGLEPGDMDTVFTAGQIIGIGKSTLREIIDHLKSIYCDAIGVEYMYIRTPERIEWIQNRLNINDNHPKYSNDRKKHLLKKLNEAVSFESFLHTKYVGQKRFSLEGNESLIPALDAVVERAAEMGVEQFVMGMAHRGRLSVLTNIFGKSPKDIFGEFDGKDYEQDIFDGDVKYHLGWTSDRMSDNGNKIKMNIAPNPSHLETVGAVVEGITRAKQDEYYPDDFSKVLPIIVHGDAAIAGQGLVYEVVQMADLDGYRTNGTIHIVVNNQIGFTTNYLDARTSTYCTDVAKVTLSPVLHVNADDPEAVVHASMFALEYRMTFKRDVFLDLLGYRKYGHNEGDEPRFTQPKLYKAIASHQNARDLYAAKLIAEGVIDESFVPKLEEEYKASLEEDLEDSRKLDKTVITPFMADEWSGFEAVQEEEMMKPVDTTFDKKKLTEIAKIITELPKGKKFLRKVVKLIDDRKKMFFETDTLDWAMGELLAYGTLLHEGYGVRMSGQDVERGTFSHRHAVVKVEESEEEIMQLNMLSEDQGRFQIYNSLLSEYGVVGFDYGYAMASPNTLTIWEAQFGDFSNGAQIMIDQYISAAEDKWKLQNGLVMLLPHGYEGQGAEHSSARMERYLQLCAKDNMYIADCTTPANMFHLLRRQMKSNFRKPLIVFTPKSLLRHPKAVSSADEMANGKFQEVIDDVSADDKKIKSLVFCTGKFYYDLLAVKEENNRDDVALVRVEQLFPLPAAQMKDIIAKYKNADDIVWAQEEPRNMGAWSHLLMHFSDVSKFRVASRRFYASPAAGSAVRSKRRHQEVITYVFDKTKDNMVRENIK; encoded by the coding sequence ATGGATAAATATTCTTTTTTAAATGCTGCGCATACTTCCTTTTTCGCAGAACTATATGACAAGTATTTAACGAATCCCGATAGCGTTGAGCCAAGTTGGCGTGCGTTTTTCCAAGGTTTTGACTTTGGTCAGGAGAGTGCCTGGGATGAAATGGAAATGCCAGCTTCATCTGCTGGTGCCGCCATGCCCCAAGGGCAGCAAGTGGAAATTCCGCAAACTCTTCAGAAGGAATTTCAAGTCGTAAAACTTATTGATGGGTACCGCAGTAGAGGGCACCTGTTTACAAAAACCAATCCTGTTAGGGAAAGACGAAAGTATACCCCAACCTTGGACATAGAAAACTTTGGCCTGGAACCAGGGGATATGGATACGGTTTTTACGGCGGGTCAAATCATTGGAATAGGTAAGAGTACCTTGAGGGAGATCATTGACCACTTAAAGAGTATCTATTGTGACGCCATTGGGGTGGAGTACATGTACATCAGAACCCCTGAGCGTATTGAATGGATTCAAAATAGATTGAACATAAACGACAACCATCCTAAGTACAGTAACGACCGTAAAAAGCATCTTCTAAAAAAGTTGAATGAGGCTGTTTCTTTTGAAAGTTTCTTGCATACCAAATATGTGGGGCAGAAAAGATTTTCATTGGAAGGGAACGAGTCTTTGATCCCAGCTTTGGACGCCGTTGTGGAAAGGGCTGCCGAAATGGGCGTGGAGCAGTTTGTGATGGGAATGGCCCATAGGGGTAGGTTGAGCGTACTTACCAATATTTTCGGAAAATCCCCTAAGGATATTTTTGGGGAGTTTGATGGGAAGGATTATGAGCAGGATATTTTTGATGGAGACGTAAAGTACCATTTGGGATGGACCTCCGATAGGATGTCCGACAATGGAAATAAAATAAAAATGAACATAGCCCCCAACCCGTCCCACTTGGAAACGGTAGGTGCGGTTGTGGAGGGAATCACAAGGGCCAAGCAAGATGAGTATTACCCTGACGATTTTTCTAAAGTATTGCCCATTATAGTCCATGGTGATGCTGCCATAGCCGGTCAGGGCTTGGTATACGAAGTAGTGCAAATGGCAGATTTGGATGGGTACAGAACAAACGGTACCATCCATATTGTAGTGAACAACCAAATAGGGTTCACCACCAATTATCTCGATGCCAGAACCTCTACCTATTGCACCGATGTGGCAAAGGTGACCTTGAGTCCAGTGTTGCACGTTAATGCAGATGATCCCGAGGCCGTGGTACATGCTTCCATGTTTGCCCTGGAATATAGGATGACCTTTAAAAGGGATGTCTTCTTGGATTTATTGGGGTATAGAAAGTACGGGCATAATGAAGGTGATGAGCCTAGATTTACCCAGCCTAAATTGTATAAGGCTATTGCAAGCCATCAGAATGCGAGAGACCTTTATGCGGCGAAATTAATTGCAGAAGGGGTTATCGACGAAAGTTTTGTGCCTAAATTGGAAGAAGAATACAAGGCTTCCCTGGAAGAGGATCTGGAAGATTCCAGAAAATTGGACAAAACGGTAATTACACCATTCATGGCAGATGAATGGAGTGGTTTTGAAGCGGTGCAGGAAGAGGAGATGATGAAGCCGGTGGATACCACTTTCGATAAAAAGAAATTGACCGAGATTGCCAAGATCATCACAGAATTGCCCAAGGGGAAAAAGTTCTTGCGCAAGGTGGTGAAGTTGATCGATGACCGAAAGAAAATGTTCTTTGAAACGGACACTTTGGATTGGGCCATGGGAGAACTTTTGGCCTATGGTACATTGTTGCATGAAGGTTACGGAGTGCGTATGTCCGGTCAGGATGTGGAGCGTGGAACGTTTTCACACCGTCATGCCGTAGTAAAAGTAGAAGAAAGTGAAGAGGAGATCATGCAATTGAACATGCTTTCCGAAGATCAGGGAAGGTTTCAAATCTACAACTCCCTATTATCAGAATACGGGGTAGTGGGCTTTGATTATGGTTATGCGATGGCCAGTCCCAATACCTTGACGATCTGGGAGGCACAATTTGGGGATTTCAGTAATGGGGCCCAAATCATGATTGATCAATATATTTCTGCAGCTGAGGATAAATGGAAACTTCAAAACGGTTTGGTGATGTTGTTGCCACACGGTTATGAAGGACAAGGAGCGGAGCATTCATCGGCAAGGATGGAACGGTACCTGCAATTATGTGCCAAGGATAATATGTACATTGCAGATTGTACCACCCCAGCAAACATGTTCCATTTGTTGCGAAGACAGATGAAATCCAATTTTAGAAAACCTTTGATCGTGTTTACCCCAAAAAGTCTCTTGCGTCATCCAAAAGCGGTTTCCTCTGCAGACGAGATGGCCAATGGCAAATTCCAAGAGGTGATAGACGACGTAAGTGCAGATGATAAAAAGATAAAAAGTCTGGTCTTTTGTACCGGGAAGTTCTATTACGATCTGTTGGCGGTAAAAGAGGAAAACAATAGGGATGATGTTGCCCTGGTAAGGGTGGAGCAATTATTCCCATTGCCTGCAGCCCAAATGAAGGATATCATTGCGAAATATAAAAACGCGGATGACATCGTATGGGCACAGGAAGAGCCACGTAACATGGGCGCCTGGAGCCACTTGTTGATGCACTTCAGTGATGTAAGCAAATTCAGGGTAGCCTCTAGAAGATTCTATGCTTCTCCAGCTGCCGGTAGCGCTGTACGTTC